The nucleotide window AGGTTTTCATTCGGCGGGGGCTACCACGGCGCTGCGGTAGCTGGGAAGGCCGGTGACCATGCGCTCCTCAGGCTTAGTGCGCGTCAGGGCCAGCATCAGTCCCATGCCGAACGCCACCGCGATCATCGAGGTGCCGCCATAGGACACGAAAGGCAGCGTCATGCCCTTTGCCGGGATGAGATTGAGATTCACCGCCAGATTGATACCCGACTGCATGGCGAACTGCGCCGCCAGCGTCGATGCGCCCAGCCGGGCGAAGAGGCTCGTTTGACGCTGCGCGGCCAGCATGGCGCGAATGGCAATGAACCCGATCAGCGCCACCAGCCCCATGCAGAACACAATGCCGAATTCACCGGCGGCAGCCGAAAAGACAAAGTCGGCATGCGCATCCGGGATCAGCCTATTGGCCAGGGACTCGCCCGGCCCCCGCCCGAACCAACCACCCTCCATCAGGGACTGCAGCGCCCTGTCGACCTGATAGGTATTGCCATCCTCGGGATTGACGAAACTGTCGATACGCCGGGCAAAGTGCGGAAAGAACGCATAGGCGCCGATCAGGAGACCGCCGGCCGCACCGCCCATCCCGATAATGATCCACCAGGAAATGCCTGAGAAAAACAACAGCACCGCCCAGGTCGCCATGACCAGCGCCGTCTGCCCCAGATCCGGCTGCAGCAAGAGCGCCCCAACCAGGCTGAGCATGATCAGCGTGGCAATGGCCCGGCCCGGCACATTGCGATGGATCATGAATTCGGAGAACAGCCAGGCGCCGATCACGGCAAAGGCCGGCTTGACGAATTCGGTCGGCTGGATGGTCTGCCCGCCCAGCGAAATCCAGCGCCGCGCGCCCTTGACCTCGGTGCCGAAATGCAGCGTCGCCCAGAGCAGCAGCGTCATCACGATCAGCGTGCCCAGGGCCACAAAACGCGCCTGGCGATGGCTCAGAAGCGAGGTCGCCAGCATCACCGGCACCGCCACCACGCTGAACATGGCGTGGCGGATCACGAAATGCCATTCATCGAGCCCGATGCGCTCGGCCACGGCCGGACTGGCGCCGAAACTGAGCACCACGCCGCAGACCAGCAGCATGATGAGCGCCCCCAGCAATTCGCGGTCAATCGACCACCACCACTCGGCAAGAGGCGTTTTTTCGGCGCGGGAAAACATCATGGGGAAGGACCGGATACGCGATACAAACTGTATCGAGTGTATCAATCACTTGGTTACCGATTTGCCAAAGCCTTTGCGTTTTGCGAATCCCGC belongs to Devosia sp. XK-2 and includes:
- a CDS encoding putative peptidoglycan glycosyltransferase FtsW is translated as MFSRAEKTPLAEWWWSIDRELLGALIMLLVCGVVLSFGASPAVAERIGLDEWHFVIRHAMFSVVAVPVMLATSLLSHRQARFVALGTLIVMTLLLWATLHFGTEVKGARRWISLGGQTIQPTEFVKPAFAVIGAWLFSEFMIHRNVPGRAIATLIMLSLVGALLLQPDLGQTALVMATWAVLLFFSGISWWIIIGMGGAAGGLLIGAYAFFPHFARRIDSFVNPEDGNTYQVDRALQSLMEGGWFGRGPGESLANRLIPDAHADFVFSAAAGEFGIVFCMGLVALIGFIAIRAMLAAQRQTSLFARLGASTLAAQFAMQSGINLAVNLNLIPAKGMTLPFVSYGGTSMIAVAFGMGLMLALTRTKPEERMVTGLPSYRSAVVAPAE